The genomic region CCTTTTTTACATTGGGGCAGGAGATATTTACCTCCAAACCGGCCACACCTGGTACCCCGTCCAGCTTAGCCGCCAACCGGGCATAATCATCCACGGTATTGCCGGCAATATTGACAATCACCCTGGTCTTGAGACCGGCAAAATACTGGGCGTAATGATCAATTAAGTAGTCTACACCGGGGTTTTGCAAGCCGATGGAATTCAGTATCCCGGCTGGAGTCTCCACCATCCTGGGCGTGGCGTTGCCGGGCCTGGGTTCCAAGGTGGTTCCCTTCACCACAATGGCGCCCAATTTATTTATATCAACATAAGGTGAGTATTCCTGGCCAAAGCCAAAGGTGCCGGAGGATGTGGTAACCGGGTTCTTCATTAAGATGCCACCGATATTAACCTCTAAATTAGGCTTCACTCCCATACCACCTGCCAGGAGGGGAACACCGGTCCATCGGCGCATACTCGTTTGGTTGATATTTCACCATGGTGTTGGATCTGAACCGCACAGGATAAACAGGCCCCAACCCCGCAGCCCATCTTTTCCTCCAGGGAAACTTCACCGGGCACGTCAGCCTCGGCCAGCATGGCGGAAACCTCCTGCATCATGGCCCGGGGGCCACAGACATAGCACATGGCCGTCCGTCGCCAGTCCAAATGCCGGCGCATTAGTTCCGGCACCGTGCCCTTAAAGCCCAGGGAACCGTCATCGGTAGCTATCACCACTTCGGCGTCCAACTGGGCAAACTGGCCATCACACAGTAGGTTCTTTTTATCTCTGGCGCCCACGTAAACCGTAACCTGACACTTTAAATTAGCCAGTTCCTGCACCAGGAAAACCAGCGGTGCCGCCCCTATACCACCAGCCGCCACCGCCACCTTGGAACCCGGCAGCGGCAAGGTGAAGCCACGGCCCAGTGGCCCCATCAAGTTGACGCTGTCACCCGGTTGGCGTTGGGCCAGTAACGCCGTGCCTTTACCCACCACCCGGAACAGCAGGGCCAGTACCCCCTGGGGCCGACTGACCATGTGAATGGATAACGGCCTTCTTAACAACGGCTCCTGGGCATCACTGCAGCGTACATGCACAAATTGGCCCGGCACCGCCAGCCGGGCAATATCCGGAGCAGCCAGCTCCATATAATAAGTTTCCGGCGCCACCGGGTAAACCGCCAGCACCTTGGCATCCATAACCTTGGACATTTATAGTTCCCTCCAGCATAAAAGACTGTCTCTGGTAATATGTCTTAAGTTTACTCTCTCTATAACTAAATTGGCAAGGACTTCTAGCCCCTGGTCAAGTAGTTCTGTAACGGTAACAAGTCGGGTACTTCCCCCTCATGAATGCTATTAAGCACCTCTAGCATGGCCCAGGCAGTGTCCATGGAAGTTAGGCAGGGGATGCCGTGCTCCACCGCCGCCCGCCGGATTTTAAAACCGTCCCGCTGGGGTTCTTTGCCCCGGCTGATGGTATTTATCACCAGGTTAATGCGGTTGGCCTTGATTAAGTCAATGATAGTTTGGCCGCCTTCACCAACCTTATTTACTGTCTCAACCGGCAAACCATGACTGGCCAAAAACTTTGCGGTACCCCTGGTGGCACAGACTTGGTAGCCCAACTCCACCAGTCCCTGAATAACCGGCAGGGACTCTTCCTTGTCCCGGTCGGCGATGGTGGCCAACACCGTGCCTTGTTTGGGAAACTCAGTACCGGCGGCCAGCATAGCCTTGTACAGGGCCACCGCAAAATCGCCGTTAACCCCTAGTACCTCCCCGGTGGACTTCATTTCCGGTCCCAGGGATACGTCCACATCCAGCAGTTTACCAAATGAGAATACCGGAGCCTTAATCGCCACCAGACCGGTTGCGGGGTAAAGGCCCCCCTGGTAACCCAGTTGGGCCAAACTCTTTCCTAAAGCGCACTTGGTGGCCAGGTTAACCATGGGAATCCCAGTAACCTTGCTTAAATATGGTACCGTCCGACTGGAACGGGGATTAACCTCGATCACATACACCTGACCCTCGTGCAGTACATATTGAATATTTACCAGTCCCTTAATCCCCAGGGCTTGGGCCAAGCGTTGGGTATAATCCACCATCTGGTCGGTTTGGGCCTGGGTTAGGGTTTGGGCCGGGTAGACAGCGATACTGTCCCCGGAGTGAACTCCGGCCCGTTCGATGTGCTCCATGATGCCCGGTATCAGCACTGTCTCACCGTCACAAACGGCGTCCACCTCAAATTCCCGGCCCGCCAGATAGCGATCCACCAGCACCGGGTGTTCCGGGGTCACCTGTACCGCCCGCTCCATATAGGCCAGCAGTTCGGCCTGGGAGTAAACAATCTCCATGGCCCGACCGCCCAGTACGTAGGATGGACGCACCAGCACCGGAAAGCCAATCTTTTCGGCAATAACGGCCGCTTGTTCTACTGAGAAAGCTGTACCACCCGGCGGTTTGGGAATCCCCAACTCTGTCAACAGCCGGTCAAACCGTTCCCTATCCTCGGCCATATCAATGGCATCCACCGATGTACCAATAATTTTGATACCTGCTTGGGCCAAGGGTTTAGCCAGGTTAATGGCTGTCTGACCGCCAAACTGGACAATTACACCCTGGGGTTTTTCCTTGGCCAAAACATTTAGTACATCCTCTACCACCAGAGGTTCAAAATAAAGCCGGTCGGCGGTATCAAAATCCGTGCTTACGGTCTCGGGGTTATTATTAATAGTGATGGCCTCCAGACCTTCCTCCCGCAGGGCCCATACAGCGTGCACTGAACAGTAATCAAATTCAATGCCCTGGCCAATCCGGATAGGACCGGAACCCAGTACCACTACCTTGGACCTGTTAGTGGTGGTCGCTTCATCTTCATTTTCGTAGCAGGAATAGTAGTAAGGTGTTACAGCTTCAAATTCCGCCGCACAGGTATCCACCATCTTGTACACAGGGTTAATGCCCAAGGATTGCCTGGTTTCCCGCACCTGTTGTTCCGTTAAGCCCACTAACTGACCCAGGTATTTATCGGTCAATCCGTACTGTTTGGCCTGTAACAGCAACTCCCGATTTAAACCCCCGGTGGCCGCTGCTTGTTGTAGTTTAGTTTCAAAATCCACCAGTTCCTTAAGCTTGTCTAGGAAGAACACATCTATCCCGCTTAACGCTGCAGCCTGGTCCACTGGGCCACCCCGCCGTAAAAACTCAGCCACCGCAAATAACCGCTGATCATCAGCCTTAGCCACCTTCTGGACCAACTCTGCCTGAGATAGCGCGGCCAAAGCCGGCAGTTGTAAACCGTAGAGGCCCACTTCCAGGGAACGAATAGCTTTCATCAGGGCCGCCTCGAAGGTTCGCTCAATGGCCATAACCTCTCCGGTGGCCTTCATTTGGGTGCCCAGGGACCGGTCCGCCTGACTAAACTTGTCAAAGGGCCAGCGAGGAAATTTAACCACCACATAATCCAGGGTTGGTTCAAAGCAGGCGTAGGTTTTGCCGGTAACAGAATTGCAAATTTCATCCAGCGTGAGGCCAATGGCAATTTTAGCCGCCACTTTGGCTATGGGATAACCGGTGGCTTTGGAGGCCAGGGCCGAGGAACGGGAAACCCGGGGATTTACTTCGATGACATAATACTTAAAACTATGTGGGTCCAGGGCAAATTGCACGTTACAGCCCCCTTCAATTCCCAGAGCTCGAATAATCTTTAGGGAAGCACTGCGCAGCATCTGGTACTCGCGGTCGCTCAGGGTCTGGGAAGGGGCCACCACTATGCTGTCACCGGTGTGTACCCCCACCGGATCGATATTTTCCATATTACAAACAGTGATACAGTTATCGGCACTGTCTCGCATCACTTCATACTCAATTTCCTTCCAGCCGGCCACACTGCGCTCCACCAGGATTTGCCCGATCAGACTATGTTTTAGTCCCTTAATGGCTACAGCTTCCAGCTGTTCCCGGTTCTTGGCAATACCTCCGCCGGTACCGCCCAGGGTATAGGCCGGCCGCACAATTACCGGGTAACCAATGGAGTCAGCAAACTCCACTGCTTCCCGCACCGTACAAACAATGGTGCTTTCCGGTACCGGTTCACCTATCTGTTCCATCATCAGTTTAAACATCTCCCGGTCTTCGGCCTTACGGATGGCGTCCAGGGGAGTCCCCAACAGGGTAACTCCCTCCTCATCCAGTATCCCCCGCTCGGCCAGTTGCAGGGCGATATTTAAACCCACTTGGCCCCCCAGAGTGGGCAGCAAGCCATCGGGTTTCTCCTGCCGGATTACCCTGGTGACAAACTCAGGCGTTAAGGGCTCAATATATACTTTGTCGGCCATGTTGGCATCGGTCATAATGGTGGCCGGGTTGGAGTTGACCAGCACCACCTCCAGACCCTCCTCCCGCAGAGAGCGGCAGGCCTGGGTACCGGCGTAATCAAACTCCGCCGCTTGACCGATGACAATAGGGCCGGAACCGATTACCAAGACTTTTTTGATCCCCTGCTTTTTAGGCATGGGTTACCTCCTTACTAAGTTTAAGATAAGTTAGCCAAGAATTGGTCAAACAGGTACTCGGAATCCATGGGTCCGGGGGCTGCCTCCGGGTGGTACTGGACCGAGAAAACAGGCAAGGATTTGTGCCGCAGACCCTCCACCGTGTTGTCATTCAGGTTGATATGAGATACCTCCACATCCGGGGGTAGTGATTGTCTATCTACCGCAAAGCCATGGTTTTGGGAGGTAATGAAAACCCGACCGGTGGCTAAATCCTTTACCGGGTGGTTGGCACCCCGGTGGCCGAACTTCAGCTTGTAGGTCTTACCACCCACGGCTAAGCCGATAATTTGGTGGCCTAAACAAATGCCAAAGATAGGTAGCTGACCAATCAGGTTGCTTACTGTTTTAATGGCATAGGGCACATCAGTTGGGTCGCCGGGGCCGTTTGATAACATAACGCCCTGTGGTCCCAGGGTCATAATTTCTTCCGGTGTAGTGGTGGGCGGTACCACCACCACTTCACAACCCCGCTGGTTCAGGCACCTAACAATATTAGCCTTGGCCCCAAAGTCCATCAACACCACCCGTGGCCCGTTACCCGGCACGGTATAAATTTCTTTGGTAGCCACAGTTGGTACCAGTTCCTGTCCGGTAATTTGCGGGCAACTTCTGGCCTTGTCAATCAGAGTCTGGATATCTGTTGCTGCAGAGCTAATGATACCACGCATGGTGCCATGGTTACGAATACGCCTGGTGAGGGCCCGGGTGTCAATACCGGAAATGCCGATGACACCCTCCCGGGCTAAAAACTCATCGATTTTGTTACTAACCCGCCAGTTACTGGGGCGATGGCATTCCTCTTTGACCACAAAACCCCGCACAAAGGACTTTTTAGCCTCAAAGTCATCCTTATTAATACCGTAGTTACCGATTAAGGGGTAGGTCATCACCACAATTTGTCCGCAGTAAGACGGGTCTGTTAACACCTCTTGATAGCCGGTCATGCCGGTGTTAAAAACCACTTCTCCCCACTGTTCGCCGGTGGCACCAAAGGCCTTGCCATAAAAAACGCTACCATCTTCCAATACCAATACAGCTTGCATATGTTAAGACACCTCCGTCAGTTAATTGCTATAATGTATAATTATACACTATATTGCATTATTATCTAGTACATTCTCTATCCGGAGCTGTCTTTCCTGCATAATTATTTTACCAGCTACCATTGTGATTACCGGTAGACCGGTCAACCGCCAACCGGTAAAGGGGGTATTTTTACTTTTGCTCTGCATTTTACCGGGGTCCACTATTTCGGTTAAGTTAGGGTCAATGATGGTAATATCAGCCACCGCCCCGGGTTCCAGCACGCCCCCGTCCAACCCCAGCACCCGGCGGGGGTGGTAACTTAGTTTGGCCACAGCCTGGGGCACGGTTAATATACCTGTCTGTACCAACTCGGTGAATACCAGCCCCACCGCGGTTTCCAATCCTATCAGGCCGGTGGGCGCATACTGAAACTCCACATCCTTTTCGTGATAGGCATGGGGAGCATGGTCGGTGGCAATCACATCAATGGTGCCATCTGCCAGGCCCTCTTTAATGGCCTCCACATCAATCTTCCGGCGCAGGGGTGGGTTTACCTTGGCGTTGGTATTAAATCCCTGTACTGCATCCTCTGTTAAGGTAAAGTGGTGGGGCGTAGCTTCCGCTGTTACCTTAACCCCCCGCTCCTTGGCCTGTCGCACCAGCCGTACCGAACCGGCAGTGCTGATATGGGCCAGGTGCAACCGACAGCCGGTATGCTCTGCCAGTAAAATATCCCTAGCCACCATCACCTCTTCCGCAGCAGCAGGAATACCTTTCAGCCCCAGCATGGTAGCCACCGCCCCCTCATGCATTTGGCCACCGGCGGCCAGGTTTATATCCTCACAGTGGGAAATTACAGGCAGGCCCAGCATACCGGCATACTGCATAATCCGCCGCATCAGTCCAGCATCCATCACCGGTTTCCCATCATCGGATAAAGCCACCGCTCCGGCGGCCTTCAAGTCGGCCATCTCGGTTAACTCCTGTCCCTGGGAGCCTTTAGTCATAGCCCCGATGGGGTAGACCCTGGTGGCCGCCTGTCGCGCCTTTTCTAAGATATAACTGATTACCGCCGCGTTATCTGCCACCGGGTTGGTATTTGGCATACAGGCCACCGCGGTGAACCCACCCATGGCTGCAGCCCTGGTACCGCTGGCGATATCTTCTTTATATTCATAGCCCGGCTCCCGCAAGTGTACATGCAGGTCGAAAAAACCTGGACAAACATATCTGTCAACGGCATCAATGACCACCGCTTCAGGGGCCACCAGATCGGTACCCAGTGCCACCACCAGCCCCTGATCCACCAGAAGGTCCAACTGCTGCATAGTTGCCGCCACCGGGTCTACCACAATACCACCCTTAATGAGGTATTGCATTGGTTTCACCTCCAGTTAATAGGTACAGTATGGCCATTCTCACCGCCACCCCGTTGGTCACCTGCCGGGTAATGAGGGATCGGCTGCCGTAAGCTACCTGGGCATCGATCTCCACGCCCCGGTTGATGGGGCCCGGGTGAATGACAATGGCATCTGGCGCCGTTAGCTCCAGACGTCTTTGGTTGATACCAAAGAGCTTACTGTATTCCCTCAGAGAAGGGAATAGCCCCTGCTGCTGTCGCTCTAGCTGGATGCGTAGCACATTAACCACATCGACCCCTTCCAGGGCAGCATCAGTGTCGGTGTAAACCCTGGCACCCATTTGCTCTATATCCGGGGGCATTAAAGTGGCGGGGCCGGTTACCCTTACCTCGGCTCCCATTTTAGTTAACCCCCAGATATTTGATCGGGCCACCCGGCTGTGCAAGATATCTCCCACGATGGCCACCTTCAGTCCAGCTAAAGTACCCTTCTTTTCTCTGATGGTAAACATATCCAGCAGGGCCTGGGTGGGATGCTCATGGGTACCATCCCCGGCGTTAATCACTGCTGCCGGAATACATCCGGCCAGAAACTCGGCGGCACCGCTGGCCGGATGCCGGATAACTACCACGTCCACCCCCATGGCGTCCAGGGTGAGCCCGGTGTCGCGCAAACTTTCTCCCTTCATTACCGAACTGCTGGAGGCCGAGAGGCCAACGGTGTCGGCGCTTAAGAATTTAGCTGCCAGTTCAAAGGAAGTTCTGGTTCTGGTACTGTTCTCATAAAACAACGTAGCCATACTTCTACCCCGTAGGGTAGGAGTTTTTTTAATTTTTCTACCGATGATTTCCTTCATGGGCACTGCGGTATCCAGAACCAGCTTGATTTCCTCTGCGGACAACTGCCGCAACCCCAGCAGGTCTTTTCTTGACCAACCCATTTAACAACCCTCCTTAATGAAAAAGCCTCAATCAGATAATTTACCTGATTGAGGCCGACAAAGCGCTACATATCACTTGATAAATATTGCTGCGCCTGAATCCCAACCCGGGATAACCTTGTCGGCCTCTCTGGACCAATTTAAAGGTATTACTTCAGGAGCTATATTCTTTCTAGGATCACTACCCGCTCCTCCTGGTCGATTTCGGTTAGCCTTACGGAAATAACCTCTTTACGAGAAGTTGGTACATTTTTACCCACATAATCTGCCCGGATGGGAATTTCCCGGTGACCCCGGTCAATTAACACCGCCAGTTGTACCACTTCCGGCCGGCCTAAATCCATAATGGCATCCAGTGCGGCCCGGACGGTGCGGCCGGTAAACAGTACATCATCCACCAGCACCAGTTTTTTGCCGGTGACAGGGAAATTTACTTCAGTTTGATGCACTTGAGGTTGATTAGCCAGGGTGGTTAAGTCGTCACGATACAGAGTAATATCCAAAATACCCACCGGTACATTGGTTCCTTCAATGTCACTGATATATTTAGCCAGGCGCTGGGCCAAAGGTACCCCGCGGCGCCGAATACCAATTAAAGCTACATTTTCTACACCCTTATTACGTTCAATAATTTCATGAGCTATACGTACCATAGCTCTCCTCATACCCTTATCATCAAGAATCTGGGCTTTTTCTTTTAAGTCCCTTTCCTGCATTATGCCACCTCCGATATAACTAAAAAATGCTTACCAATCCGGTAAGCACACATAGTTTAACCCTTAGCAAGTCGTTCTATGTTTCCTTACCGGCCTCCCTGGACCATCTTTAAAGGACTATTGTCTGTT from Desulfotomaculum nigrificans DSM 574 harbors:
- a CDS encoding dihydroorotate dehydrogenase electron transfer subunit, with protein sequence MSKVMDAKVLAVYPVAPETYYMELAAPDIARLAVPGQFVHVRCSDAQEPLLRRPLSIHMVSRPQGVLALLFRVVGKGTALLAQRQPGDSVNLMGPLGRGFTLPLPGSKVAVAAGGIGAAPLVFLVQELANLKCQVTVYVGARDKKNLLCDGQFAQLDAEVVIATDDGSLGFKGTVPELMRRHLDWRRTAMCYVCGPRAMMQEVSAMLAEADVPGEVSLEEKMGCGVGACLSCAVQIQHHGEISTKRVCADGPVFPSWQVVWE
- the carB gene encoding carbamoyl-phosphate synthase large subunit, translating into MPKKQGIKKVLVIGSGPIVIGQAAEFDYAGTQACRSLREEGLEVVLVNSNPATIMTDANMADKVYIEPLTPEFVTRVIRQEKPDGLLPTLGGQVGLNIALQLAERGILDEEGVTLLGTPLDAIRKAEDREMFKLMMEQIGEPVPESTIVCTVREAVEFADSIGYPVIVRPAYTLGGTGGGIAKNREQLEAVAIKGLKHSLIGQILVERSVAGWKEIEYEVMRDSADNCITVCNMENIDPVGVHTGDSIVVAPSQTLSDREYQMLRSASLKIIRALGIEGGCNVQFALDPHSFKYYVIEVNPRVSRSSALASKATGYPIAKVAAKIAIGLTLDEICNSVTGKTYACFEPTLDYVVVKFPRWPFDKFSQADRSLGTQMKATGEVMAIERTFEAALMKAIRSLEVGLYGLQLPALAALSQAELVQKVAKADDQRLFAVAEFLRRGGPVDQAAALSGIDVFFLDKLKELVDFETKLQQAAATGGLNRELLLQAKQYGLTDKYLGQLVGLTEQQVRETRQSLGINPVYKMVDTCAAEFEAVTPYYYSCYENEDEATTTNRSKVVVLGSGPIRIGQGIEFDYCSVHAVWALREEGLEAITINNNPETVSTDFDTADRLYFEPLVVEDVLNVLAKEKPQGVIVQFGGQTAINLAKPLAQAGIKIIGTSVDAIDMAEDRERFDRLLTELGIPKPPGGTAFSVEQAAVIAEKIGFPVLVRPSYVLGGRAMEIVYSQAELLAYMERAVQVTPEHPVLVDRYLAGREFEVDAVCDGETVLIPGIMEHIERAGVHSGDSIAVYPAQTLTQAQTDQMVDYTQRLAQALGIKGLVNIQYVLHEGQVYVIEVNPRSSRTVPYLSKVTGIPMVNLATKCALGKSLAQLGYQGGLYPATGLVAIKAPVFSFGKLLDVDVSLGPEMKSTGEVLGVNGDFAVALYKAMLAAGTEFPKQGTVLATIADRDKEESLPVIQGLVELGYQVCATRGTAKFLASHGLPVETVNKVGEGGQTIIDLIKANRINLVINTISRGKEPQRDGFKIRRAAVEHGIPCLTSMDTAWAMLEVLNSIHEGEVPDLLPLQNYLTRG
- the carA gene encoding glutamine-hydrolyzing carbamoyl-phosphate synthase small subunit yields the protein MQAVLVLEDGSVFYGKAFGATGEQWGEVVFNTGMTGYQEVLTDPSYCGQIVVMTYPLIGNYGINKDDFEAKKSFVRGFVVKEECHRPSNWRVSNKIDEFLAREGVIGISGIDTRALTRRIRNHGTMRGIISSAATDIQTLIDKARSCPQITGQELVPTVATKEIYTVPGNGPRVVLMDFGAKANIVRCLNQRGCEVVVVPPTTTPEEIMTLGPQGVMLSNGPGDPTDVPYAIKTVSNLIGQLPIFGICLGHQIIGLAVGGKTYKLKFGHRGANHPVKDLATGRVFITSQNHGFAVDRQSLPPDVEVSHINLNDNTVEGLRHKSLPVFSVQYHPEAAPGPMDSEYLFDQFLANLS
- a CDS encoding dihydroorotase, encoding MQYLIKGGIVVDPVAATMQQLDLLVDQGLVVALGTDLVAPEAVVIDAVDRYVCPGFFDLHVHLREPGYEYKEDIASGTRAAAMGGFTAVACMPNTNPVADNAAVISYILEKARQAATRVYPIGAMTKGSQGQELTEMADLKAAGAVALSDDGKPVMDAGLMRRIMQYAGMLGLPVISHCEDINLAAGGQMHEGAVATMLGLKGIPAAAEEVMVARDILLAEHTGCRLHLAHISTAGSVRLVRQAKERGVKVTAEATPHHFTLTEDAVQGFNTNAKVNPPLRRKIDVEAIKEGLADGTIDVIATDHAPHAYHEKDVEFQYAPTGLIGLETAVGLVFTELVQTGILTVPQAVAKLSYHPRRVLGLDGGVLEPGAVADITIIDPNLTEIVDPGKMQSKSKNTPFTGWRLTGLPVITMVAGKIIMQERQLRIENVLDNNAI
- a CDS encoding aspartate carbamoyltransferase catalytic subunit, translating into MGWSRKDLLGLRQLSAEEIKLVLDTAVPMKEIIGRKIKKTPTLRGRSMATLFYENSTRTRTSFELAAKFLSADTVGLSASSSSVMKGESLRDTGLTLDAMGVDVVVIRHPASGAAEFLAGCIPAAVINAGDGTHEHPTQALLDMFTIREKKGTLAGLKVAIVGDILHSRVARSNIWGLTKMGAEVRVTGPATLMPPDIEQMGARVYTDTDAALEGVDVVNVLRIQLERQQQGLFPSLREYSKLFGINQRRLELTAPDAIVIHPGPINRGVEIDAQVAYGSRSLITRQVTNGVAVRMAILYLLTGGETNAIPH
- the pyrR gene encoding bifunctional pyr operon transcriptional regulator/uracil phosphoribosyltransferase PyrR, with protein sequence MQERDLKEKAQILDDKGMRRAMVRIAHEIIERNKGVENVALIGIRRRGVPLAQRLAKYISDIEGTNVPVGILDITLYRDDLTTLANQPQVHQTEVNFPVTGKKLVLVDDVLFTGRTVRAALDAIMDLGRPEVVQLAVLIDRGHREIPIRADYVGKNVPTSRKEVISVRLTEIDQEERVVILERI